In Nocardioides palaemonis, a single genomic region encodes these proteins:
- a CDS encoding acyl-CoA dehydrogenase family protein has translation MPERPSILEQEHEDFRAIARAFLDKEVAPHHAAWEEAGVVDREVWRKAGERGLLCFDVDEAYGGAGIKDFRYNMVLAEEAARAGASGPGFAVHTDIIVPYISALGTEEQKQRWLPGCVSGDIITAIAMTEPGAGSDLQGIRTSAVDAGDHYVLNGSKTFISNGILSDLVVVVCRTDPDAGHQGISLLVVERGMEGFERGRNLAKMGLHAQDTAELSFTDVRVPKENLLGEEGRGFVYLMENLPQERVSIGCIAVAAVEHVLDLCLAYAKEREAFGKPIGKFQHNRFVLAEMATEAHIARVFINDCVLRLNAGEVDTALASMAKWWTTELQKRVVDAGVQLHGGYGYMDEYPISKAYTDSRIQTIYGGTTEIQKEIIGRMLGL, from the coding sequence ATGCCTGAGCGCCCCAGCATCCTCGAGCAGGAGCACGAGGACTTCCGCGCGATCGCGCGCGCCTTCCTCGACAAGGAGGTCGCACCCCACCACGCCGCGTGGGAGGAGGCCGGCGTCGTCGACCGCGAGGTGTGGCGCAAGGCGGGCGAGCGGGGCCTGCTGTGCTTCGACGTCGACGAGGCCTACGGCGGCGCGGGCATCAAGGACTTCCGCTACAACATGGTGCTCGCCGAGGAGGCCGCCCGCGCGGGCGCCTCCGGTCCCGGCTTCGCGGTGCACACCGACATCATCGTCCCCTACATCTCGGCCCTCGGGACCGAGGAGCAGAAGCAGCGGTGGCTGCCCGGCTGCGTGTCGGGCGACATCATCACCGCGATCGCGATGACCGAGCCCGGCGCCGGCTCCGACCTGCAGGGCATCCGCACGAGCGCCGTCGACGCGGGCGACCACTACGTCCTCAACGGCTCCAAGACCTTCATCTCCAACGGCATCCTGTCCGACCTCGTCGTCGTGGTGTGCCGCACCGACCCCGACGCCGGCCACCAGGGCATCTCGCTGCTGGTGGTCGAGCGCGGCATGGAGGGCTTCGAGCGCGGCCGCAACCTGGCGAAGATGGGCCTGCACGCCCAGGACACCGCCGAGCTGTCGTTCACCGACGTGCGGGTGCCGAAGGAGAACCTGCTCGGCGAGGAGGGCAGGGGCTTCGTCTACCTGATGGAGAACCTGCCGCAGGAACGCGTCTCCATCGGCTGCATCGCGGTCGCGGCCGTCGAGCACGTCCTCGACCTGTGCCTGGCCTACGCCAAGGAGCGTGAGGCCTTCGGGAAGCCGATCGGGAAGTTCCAGCACAACCGCTTCGTGCTCGCCGAGATGGCGACCGAGGCCCACATCGCCCGCGTCTTCATCAACGACTGCGTGCTGCGCCTCAACGCCGGCGAGGTCGACACCGCGCTGGCCTCGATGGCGAAGTGGTGGACCACCGAGCTGCAGAAGCGCGTCGTCGACGCGGGGGTCCAGCTGCACGGCGGCTACGGCTACATGGACGAGTACCCGATCTCCAAGGCCTACACCGACTCCCGGATCCAGACCATCTACGGCGGCACCACCGAGATCCAGAAGGAGATCATCGGGCGGATGCTGGGGCTGTGA
- a CDS encoding amphi-Trp domain-containing protein, which translates to MDLFEMDETRTMTREEAAARLRALADSLAKHNSVEFARDGGRITVAVPDEVRLKVEVELGEDNEVEIELTW; encoded by the coding sequence ATGGACCTCTTCGAGATGGACGAGACCCGCACGATGACGCGCGAGGAGGCCGCGGCCCGGCTGCGTGCCCTCGCCGACTCGCTGGCCAAGCACAACTCCGTGGAGTTCGCGCGCGACGGCGGACGGATCACCGTCGCCGTCCCCGACGAGGTGCGCCTCAAGGTCGAGGTCGAGCTCGGCGAGGACAACGAGGTGGAGATCGAGCTCACCTGGTAG
- a CDS encoding DinB family protein, with amino-acid sequence MTDFTEQDLTGSTFRRVDLSSTTFEQARLSGAVLHDVDLSGVRVRAAYLDGVRMTGVEVPDLEIHGEIGRLVVNGVDVADLVEAELDRRMPERALMRPTTADGFREAFDVVDRLWAGTLDRARALPPERLHERVDGEWSFVETLRHLGFAHACWVGGVVLADPSPWHPLDLPWDEAPAVDGVPWDRDVRPSLDEVLAVRVERRALVASALADLDDAGLARPVSSATPFMTGAEGLDVAQCLRVVLNEEWEHRLYAERDLAQL; translated from the coding sequence ATGACCGACTTCACCGAGCAGGACCTCACCGGCTCCACCTTCCGGCGCGTCGACCTGTCGTCGACGACCTTCGAGCAGGCCCGCCTGAGCGGAGCTGTGCTGCACGACGTCGACCTCAGCGGCGTGCGGGTGCGCGCGGCGTACCTCGACGGCGTGCGGATGACCGGCGTCGAGGTGCCCGACCTCGAGATCCACGGAGAGATCGGTCGCCTGGTCGTCAACGGGGTCGACGTCGCCGACCTCGTGGAAGCCGAGCTCGACCGCCGGATGCCCGAGCGGGCGCTGATGCGCCCCACCACCGCCGACGGGTTCCGCGAGGCGTTCGACGTGGTCGACCGGCTCTGGGCCGGGACGCTCGACCGCGCCCGCGCGCTGCCGCCCGAGCGGCTGCACGAGCGCGTCGACGGCGAGTGGTCGTTCGTGGAGACCCTGCGCCACCTCGGCTTCGCGCACGCGTGCTGGGTGGGCGGCGTCGTCCTGGCCGACCCCTCCCCGTGGCACCCGCTCGACCTGCCGTGGGACGAGGCGCCCGCGGTCGACGGCGTGCCGTGGGACCGAGACGTACGCCCCTCGCTCGACGAGGTGCTCGCGGTGCGCGTCGAGCGGCGCGCCCTCGTGGCATCGGCGCTCGCCGACCTCGACGACGCCGGACTGGCGCGGCCCGTCTCGTCGGCGACGCCCTTCATGACCGGGGCCGAGGGCCTCGACGTCGCCCAGTGCCTGCGCGTGGTGCTCAACGAGGAGTGGGAGCACCGGCTCTACGCCGAGCGCGACCTCGCGCAGCTCTGA
- a CDS encoding nuclear transport factor 2 family protein translates to MADTLGSRFAHALAVKDRDALRALLADDVDFKGLTPGRLWEATGPDEVLEVVLGSWFEDSDSIERVVEVSDGDTVADTAHVSYRFDLRNPDGDFVAEQQAYYRGGDAIEHLRVMCSGFRPR, encoded by the coding sequence ATGGCCGACACCCTGGGATCCCGATTCGCCCACGCGCTCGCCGTCAAGGACCGCGACGCGCTGCGCGCGCTGCTCGCCGACGACGTCGACTTCAAGGGCCTGACCCCCGGGCGCCTCTGGGAGGCGACCGGTCCCGACGAGGTGCTCGAGGTGGTGCTCGGGTCGTGGTTCGAGGACTCCGACAGCATCGAGCGGGTCGTCGAGGTCTCCGACGGCGACACCGTGGCCGACACCGCCCACGTGTCCTATCGCTTCGACCTGCGCAACCCCGACGGCGACTTCGTCGCCGAGCAGCAGGCCTACTACCGGGGCGGCGACGCCATCGAGCACCTGCGCGTCATGTGCTCGGGCTTCCGCCCGCGCTGA